The segment GGCCCCGGCGACGGCGAGGATCGGCAGCATCAGGGCGATGTTGAGCCGATGCAGCCGTCCCCGCGTGGGCTCGGTGAGCTGGACCGATCTTGCGTTCACCCTGCCAGTATTCGGGGCGCCGGGTGCACCGACCAGTGACACCACGTCATATCCAGGGGTGACATCACGGCACTGCTCGAAGAGCGCGCCGGCTGGTGTCATCGATGGCATGGCGACGACCCCAGTCATCGAAGTCGAACACCTGAATGTCAACTACGGCGAATTCCACGCCGTGAAGGATCTGTCCTTCCACGTGCGCCGCGGCGAGCTCTATGCCCTGCTCGGCACGAACGGGGCGGGAAAGACGTCGACCCTGGAGACGGTCGAAGGGCACCGGCGGGCCACCTCGGGCACGGTTCGCGTCTTCGGCCACAGCCCGGACGATCGACGGGCCGTGCGACCAAAGATGGGCATCATGCTGCAGGAGAGCGGCTTCAGCCCCGATCTGACGGTTCGGGAGTCCGTCGCGCTCATCGGGAAGCTCACCCGGCGGACCGACGAGGTCGACCGGGTGCTGGACGTCGTCCAGCTGACCCGCAAAGCCGGCACGAGGGTTGCCCAGCTCTCCGGCGGAGAGAAGCGGCGGCTGGACTTCGCCACCGCCGTGTACGGGTCGCCGGAGCTGATCTTCCTGGACGAGCCGACGACCGGCCTGGACATCCAGTCCCGCGACGACCTCTGGACTTCGGTGGACCGCCTCCGTGAGAACGGCTCCACCATCGTGCTCACCACGCACTACCTGGAGGAGGCCCAGCAGCGCGCCGACCGCATCGGGCTGATGCACCAGGGCACCTTCCACCGCCAAGGCACGGTCGCCGAGCTCACCCGCACGCTGCCGGCAGTCATCCGGTTCTCACTGCCGCGTGCGGTGCCGGCGCTCCCGCTGCCAGCCGTCGCCGACGGGGACGGCTTCCACATCGAGACCTTCGCCCTGCAGAAAGACCTGCGCGTGCTGCTCGGCTGGGCCGACGACCACTCCGTCGAGCTCGGCGACCTGCAGGCCGGGCCGACCCGGCTGGACGACGTCTTCCGCGCTATCAGCAGCAACTGAAGGGAGCTCCACCCATGCTCGCCATCGCACTCAGTGAACTGATCCAGATCTTCCGCAACCGGCTCGTGCTGGTCACCAGCCTGATCATGCCCGCGGTGGTCAGCGGGTTCTTCATCTACCGGCACGAGGCC is part of the Actinoplanes sp. NBC_00393 genome and harbors:
- a CDS encoding ABC transporter ATP-binding protein, encoding MATTPVIEVEHLNVNYGEFHAVKDLSFHVRRGELYALLGTNGAGKTSTLETVEGHRRATSGTVRVFGHSPDDRRAVRPKMGIMLQESGFSPDLTVRESVALIGKLTRRTDEVDRVLDVVQLTRKAGTRVAQLSGGEKRRLDFATAVYGSPELIFLDEPTTGLDIQSRDDLWTSVDRLRENGSTIVLTTHYLEEAQQRADRIGLMHQGTFHRQGTVAELTRTLPAVIRFSLPRAVPALPLPAVADGDGFHIETFALQKDLRVLLGWADDHSVELGDLQAGPTRLDDVFRAISSN